The Synechococcus sp. C9 region GGGGGTGGGATTAGAGTTGGGAGCCTGGAATCATTCCCTGAGTGACTGGGTGAGTTCGGCGCTGAAAAAATGGCGTTCCTGATGGGGGAACTTTGGTTCTGGGGCAACCATCTTAGAATGGTAACAAGACTGGTTTGTTCCGCAAGCATTTTTGGGAGTTAGGGTGATGAAAAGCATGATTTTGGCAAGTGCGGTGAGTTTGGGATTGGCGGCGATGGGGACACCAGCACTGGCGAATCCCTATCATTATGGGCAACAACCAGTGATCTATCCCTACAGTTCTTTTGTGCAAGTTTATCCTTCTGTGCCGGTGTATGGGGGGGTGTATGTAGCACCCTTGCGAACCCAACCGGTGTATGGTGTGGTGGCTCCCTACGCCGTGACCGCCTATCCCTACGTGAATTACAATTCTAAGACCGGTTTTTCCTACGGGTTTACCACCTTGCCGGGGGGAGCGTATCCGACGGTGGGCGGCTATACCACGCCGGTGTACGGCCCGGGCTGGGTGATTTATCCGAATGCGCCCCGGTATGGGTATTAGGGGGGTAGCGGGGGTCATTTTGCGCTAGGATGCCCTTGATCAGCTCGGAAGTGCTTTGGAACCCCCATGCGGATTGCCCTGTTTACGGAGACGTTTTTACCGAAAATTGATGGCATTGTCACCCGTCTGAGCCATACGATCCGTTGGTTGGGGCGGATGGGAGATGAGGTGCTGGTGTTTGCCCCGGCGGGTGCGCCAGCGGAGTATTGTGGGGCGCAGGTGGTGGGGGTGACGGGGGTGCCTCTGCCGCTTTACCCGGAATTGAAGTTGGCTTGGCCGCACTTGGGGGTGGGGCAAAAACTGCGGGAATTTCAGCCCCATGTGGTTCATGTGGTCAATCCGGCGGTGTTGGGGGTGGGGGGACTCCTGTTTAGCAAATGGTACCGATTGCCCCTGGTGGCTTCCTATCACACCCATCTGCCCCGGTATTTGCAGCACTACGGGCTGGGGGCGTTGGAGGGGTTGCTGTGGGCACTCCTGCGGGCAGGGCACAACCAAGCTCGGTTAAACCTCTGCACTTCAACTGCCATGATCCAAGAATTACATAGTAATGGCATTGAACGGCTGGCGCTCTGGCAAAAGGGGGTGGATACGGAGTTGTTTCACCCAGGGCAGTACCAGTGGGAGACCCGGATTCGCTTGACCCAAGGCCAGCCGGAGGCACCGCTGTTGCTCTATGTGGGGCGGTTGTCGGCGGAAAAGGAAATTGAACGTCTGCGTCCCCTGCTAACGGTACTGCCGTCAGCCCATTTAGCCCTGGTGGGGGATGGCCCGCATCGGGAGCAGTTGGTGCAGTATTTTGCCGGTACGAATACCCATTTTATTGGCTATTTGCAGGGGGAGCAGTTGGCGCAGGCGT contains the following coding sequences:
- a CDS encoding glycosyltransferase — encoded protein: MRIALFTETFLPKIDGIVTRLSHTIRWLGRMGDEVLVFAPAGAPAEYCGAQVVGVTGVPLPLYPELKLAWPHLGVGQKLREFQPHVVHVVNPAVLGVGGLLFSKWYRLPLVASYHTHLPRYLQHYGLGALEGLLWALLRAGHNQARLNLCTSTAMIQELHSNGIERLALWQKGVDTELFHPGQYQWETRIRLTQGQPEAPLLLYVGRLSAEKEIERLRPLLTVLPSAHLALVGDGPHREQLVQYFAGTNTHFIGYLQGEQLAQAFAVADVFVFPSCTETLGLVLLEAMATGCPVVAARRGGITDVVQDGVHGFLYEPEQERGLVEAVQKVLASPAQRQRLQVSARQEAERWGWDQATAQLRQYYQQVAASC